One window of the Klebsiella sp. WP3-W18-ESBL-02 genome contains the following:
- a CDS encoding LysR family transcriptional regulator — MNIELRHLRYFIAVAEELHFGRAAARLNISQPPLSQQIQILEQQVGARLFARTNRSVSLTEAGRQFLADSRQILLQVNEAAARASRLHHGETGELHIGFTSSAPFIKAVSDTLSAFRQRYPDVHIQTRETNTREQIAPLTEGTLELGLMRNTQLPDTLDWQIILREPLLAMIHRDHPLAQRPSVSLVELGKEPFVFFDPHVGTGLYDDILGLMRRYGVTPAIAQEVGEAMTIIGLVASGLGVSILPASFSRVQLNEMRWVPITEVDAVSEMWLVWSKHHELSQAAERFKQQLINAAKLSVER, encoded by the coding sequence ATGAATATCGAGCTGCGTCATTTACGTTATTTTATCGCTGTCGCAGAAGAGCTGCATTTTGGCCGCGCCGCCGCCCGCCTGAACATCTCGCAGCCCCCGCTGAGCCAGCAGATCCAGATCCTGGAACAGCAGGTGGGCGCCCGTTTATTTGCCCGCACTAACCGCAGCGTTAGCCTGACGGAAGCCGGGCGTCAGTTTCTGGCCGACAGCCGCCAGATCCTATTACAGGTCAACGAAGCCGCCGCGCGCGCAAGCCGCCTGCACCATGGTGAAACCGGCGAGCTGCACATCGGCTTTACCTCCTCTGCGCCATTTATCAAGGCCGTTTCCGATACGCTGTCGGCCTTTCGACAGCGCTACCCGGACGTGCACATTCAGACTCGCGAAACCAATACGCGCGAACAGATTGCGCCGTTAACTGAAGGGACGCTTGAGCTGGGTCTGATGCGTAATACGCAACTGCCGGACACGCTCGACTGGCAGATTATCCTGCGCGAGCCGCTGCTGGCGATGATCCACCGTGACCACCCGCTGGCTCAGCGACCCTCGGTCAGCCTGGTTGAGCTGGGCAAAGAACCGTTCGTTTTTTTTGACCCTCACGTTGGGACCGGTCTGTATGACGATATTCTCGGCTTGATGCGTCGCTACGGCGTGACGCCGGCGATCGCTCAGGAGGTTGGGGAAGCGATGACCATTATCGGCCTCGTGGCGTCAGGACTTGGTGTTTCCATCCTGCCGGCCTCGTTTAGCCGCGTGCAGCTGAATGAAATGCGCTGGGTACCCATTACTGAGGTGGATGCGGTATCGGAAATGTGGCTGGTGTGGTCAAAACATCATGAGCTTAGCCAGGCGGCGGAACGTTTTAAACAGCAGCTGATAAATGCAGCAAAGCTGAGCGTTGAGCGATAA
- a CDS encoding DUF1161 domain-containing protein: MRSSRWLLALLLAGAMPALAAVPESCERVRSDIQQKIEQNGVAQDAFSLDIVPNDQADQPGAQVVGHCANDTFKILYTRTDNAQ; the protein is encoded by the coding sequence ATGAGATCTTCACGCTGGTTACTGGCACTTCTGTTAGCAGGCGCGATGCCCGCGCTCGCGGCAGTACCGGAGTCCTGCGAGCGCGTTCGTAGTGACATTCAGCAGAAAATTGAGCAAAACGGCGTAGCACAAGACGCGTTCAGTCTCGATATCGTCCCCAATGACCAGGCCGACCAGCCGGGGGCACAGGTGGTAGGCCACTGCGCCAACGACACCTTCAAAATTCTCTACACCCGCACCGATAACGCTCAGTAA
- a CDS encoding DUF1283 family protein — protein MKITLSKRLCLTAMLTLGAVVYTACASAETSKLIIESGDSAQSRQNAAMDKEQWNDTRQLRQKVNKRAEKEWDKADVAFDARDKCLQSPNVNAYWEPNTLRCLDRSTGRTLHP, from the coding sequence ATGAAAATTACACTTAGCAAACGCCTGTGCCTGACGGCAATGCTGACGCTGGGTGCCGTCGTGTACACCGCTTGCGCATCGGCTGAAACCAGCAAACTGATTATTGAATCCGGCGATAGCGCACAGAGCCGTCAGAATGCAGCGATGGACAAGGAGCAGTGGAACGATACGCGCCAGCTGCGCCAGAAAGTGAACAAACGCGCGGAAAAAGAGTGGGACAAAGCCGACGTGGCGTTTGACGCTCGCGATAAATGCCTGCAAAGCCCGAACGTCAATGCCTACTGGGAACCCAACACCCTACGCTGCCTTGATCGCTCAACGGGCCGCACCCTGCATCCATAA
- a CDS encoding DMSO/selenate family reductase complex B subunit, with amino-acid sequence MSTQYGFFIDSARCTGCKTCELACKDYKDLTPDVSFRRIYEYAGGDWQEDNGVWHQNVFAYYLSIACNHCEDPACTKVCPSGAMHKREDGFVVVDEDVCIGCRYCHMACPYGAPQYNAAKGHMTKCDGCHERVAEGKTPICVESCPLRALDFGPIEALRQKHGQLAAVAPLPSAHFTKPSIVIKPNANARPCGDTTGYLANPKEV; translated from the coding sequence ATGAGCACGCAATACGGATTTTTCATCGACTCCGCCCGCTGTACCGGTTGTAAAACCTGCGAGCTGGCGTGTAAAGATTACAAAGACTTAACCCCGGACGTCAGCTTCCGCCGTATTTATGAATACGCCGGCGGCGACTGGCAGGAAGATAACGGCGTCTGGCATCAGAACGTTTTTGCCTACTACCTGTCCATCGCCTGTAACCACTGTGAAGATCCGGCCTGTACTAAAGTATGCCCGAGCGGCGCGATGCATAAACGAGAAGACGGCTTTGTGGTCGTCGACGAAGACGTCTGCATCGGCTGTCGCTACTGCCATATGGCCTGCCCGTACGGTGCCCCACAGTACAATGCGGCAAAAGGCCACATGACCAAGTGCGACGGCTGCCACGAACGCGTGGCGGAAGGCAAAACACCGATCTGCGTCGAGTCCTGCCCGCTGCGCGCGCTGGACTTCGGGCCGATTGAAGCGCTTCGCCAGAAGCACGGGCAGCTGGCAGCCGTTGCGCCGCTGCCGTCGGCGCACTTTACCAAGCCGAGCATTGTGATTAAACCTAACGCCAATGCACGTCCGTGCGGCGATACCACTGGCTACCTGGCCAACCCGAAGGAGGTGTAA
- the clcB gene encoding voltage-gated ClC-type chloride channel ClcB, whose amino-acid sequence MQRLHHYPDINAMFRRLLLACIIGVLAALAVSAFRHAMLLLEWLFLSNDSGSLVNAAEGLSGWRRLITPALGGLAAGTLLWGWQRYTRQRPHAPTDYMEALESDEGRFDASSSLIKSTASLLVVASGSAIGREGAMILLAALAASFFAQRFTPKAEWKLWIACGAAAGMASAYHAPLAGSLFIAEILFGTLMLASLGPVVIAAVVALLASQLLNGDARPLYQVDALPALTAVDYGLMLAAGLICGLAGPLLMWLMDTTHRGFVALKLSPPWQLALGGLIVGLLSLLTPAVWGNGYSVVQGFLLTPPTLAIITGIFVCKLLAILASSGSGAPGGVFTPTLFVGLAIGILFAQACSAGFPGNESLPILLAMTGMAALLAATTHAPIMSALMICEMTGQYTLLPGLLMACVLASVLSRTLRQNSIYRQHVPEHR is encoded by the coding sequence ATGCAGCGTCTTCATCATTATCCCGACATCAACGCGATGTTTCGCCGCCTTCTGCTCGCTTGCATCATTGGCGTTCTGGCGGCCCTGGCGGTCTCGGCGTTTCGCCATGCCATGCTGCTGTTGGAATGGCTGTTTTTAAGTAACGACAGCGGCAGCCTGGTGAACGCCGCCGAAGGGCTAAGCGGCTGGCGACGCCTGATTACCCCGGCGCTGGGCGGTCTGGCCGCCGGTACGCTGCTGTGGGGCTGGCAGCGCTATACGCGTCAGCGGCCCCATGCGCCCACCGACTATATGGAAGCACTGGAGAGCGATGAGGGCCGATTTGACGCCAGCTCCAGCCTGATCAAATCCACTGCCTCGCTATTGGTGGTTGCTAGCGGTAGCGCAATCGGCCGCGAAGGGGCAATGATACTGCTGGCCGCGCTGGCGGCATCGTTTTTTGCCCAGCGCTTTACGCCAAAAGCCGAATGGAAACTATGGATTGCCTGTGGTGCGGCCGCCGGGATGGCCAGTGCCTACCATGCGCCGTTGGCCGGGAGTCTGTTTATTGCCGAGATTCTGTTCGGCACGCTGATGCTCGCCTCTCTGGGGCCGGTCGTGATTGCGGCCGTGGTTGCCCTGCTCGCCAGTCAGCTACTCAATGGCGACGCCAGGCCGCTTTATCAGGTCGACGCGCTGCCTGCTCTCACTGCCGTTGACTATGGACTGATGCTTGCCGCCGGGTTGATCTGCGGCCTTGCCGGGCCGCTATTAATGTGGCTAATGGATACCACTCACCGCGGTTTTGTGGCGCTGAAGCTGTCGCCACCGTGGCAGCTGGCGCTCGGTGGGCTTATCGTCGGTCTGCTGTCGCTACTGACCCCCGCCGTCTGGGGCAATGGCTACAGCGTGGTACAGGGTTTTCTGCTCACGCCACCGACCCTGGCCATCATTACGGGGATCTTCGTGTGTAAACTGCTCGCCATTCTCGCCAGCAGCGGCTCCGGCGCGCCCGGCGGGGTATTTACGCCCACGCTCTTTGTCGGACTGGCTATCGGGATTTTGTTTGCTCAGGCATGCAGCGCCGGATTCCCGGGAAACGAGAGCCTGCCGATACTGCTGGCGATGACCGGGATGGCCGCGCTGCTGGCGGCGACCACGCATGCGCCGATTATGTCAGCGCTGATGATTTGTGAAATGACCGGGCAGTATACGCTGCTGCCCGGTTTGCTGATGGCCTGCGTGCTGGCGTCGGTGCTGTCGCGTACCTTACGCCAGAATTCTATCTACCGTCAGCACGTTCCGGAGCATCGCTAA
- the mlc gene encoding sugar metabolism global transcriptional regulator Mlc, with product MVADSQPGHIDQIKQTNAGAVYRLIDQLGPVSRIDLSRLAQLAPASITKIVRELLEAHLVQETEIQEAGSRGRPAVGLMVETEAWHYLSVRISRGDIHLALRDLSSKLVVEELLELALEDETPFLNRVLSHIDQFFIRHQKLLERLTAIAITLPGIIDTENGIIHRMPFYDVKDIPLGETLEAHTGVPVYIQHDISAWTMAEALFGASRGARDVIQVVIDHNVGAGVITDGRLLHAGSSSLVEIGHTQVDPYGKRCYCGNHGCLETIASVESVLELTQVRMQQSMSSMLHQQPLTVDWLCQAAKQGDLLAKDIIISIGTNVGRILAIMVNLFNPQKILIGSPFNQAADILFPAIGDCIRQQSLPAYSQHISVEQTQFSNRGTMAGAALVKDALYNGTLLIRLLQG from the coding sequence GTGGTAGCGGATAGTCAGCCAGGCCATATCGATCAAATCAAGCAGACCAACGCGGGGGCGGTCTATCGCCTCATTGATCAGCTCGGCCCGGTGTCACGCATTGACCTTTCCCGACTTGCGCAACTGGCCCCCGCCAGTATTACCAAGATTGTACGCGAACTGCTGGAAGCTCACCTGGTACAGGAAACCGAAATTCAGGAAGCGGGTAGCCGCGGCCGCCCGGCGGTTGGGCTGATGGTAGAAACTGAAGCCTGGCACTATCTGTCCGTGCGCATTAGCCGTGGTGATATCCATCTGGCGCTGCGCGACTTGAGCAGTAAACTGGTGGTGGAAGAGTTGCTCGAGCTGGCGCTGGAGGACGAAACGCCTTTCCTTAACCGCGTACTGAGCCATATCGATCAATTTTTTATCCGCCATCAGAAGCTGCTTGAACGGTTAACCGCGATTGCGATTACGCTGCCGGGTATTATCGATACCGAAAACGGCATTATTCACCGCATGCCATTTTACGATGTGAAGGATATACCGTTGGGTGAAACGCTGGAAGCGCACACCGGCGTGCCGGTGTACATTCAGCACGACATCAGCGCCTGGACCATGGCTGAAGCGCTGTTCGGCGCTTCGCGCGGCGCGCGCGATGTCATTCAGGTGGTCATCGATCACAACGTAGGTGCCGGTGTCATTACCGATGGGCGTTTGCTGCATGCAGGCAGCAGCAGCCTGGTGGAAATCGGCCATACCCAGGTTGATCCGTATGGTAAGCGTTGCTACTGCGGCAACCACGGCTGTCTGGAAACCATTGCCAGCGTGGAAAGCGTGCTGGAGCTGACCCAGGTGCGAATGCAGCAGTCGATGAGCTCGATGCTGCATCAACAGCCGCTGACCGTCGACTGGCTGTGCCAGGCGGCAAAGCAGGGCGATTTGCTCGCCAAAGATATCATCATCAGTATTGGTACCAACGTCGGGCGCATACTGGCAATCATGGTGAATCTGTTTAATCCGCAAAAAATTCTTATCGGTTCGCCGTTCAACCAGGCGGCCGACATTCTCTTCCCCGCCATTGGCGACTGCATCCGCCAGCAGTCGTTGCCAGCCTACAGCCAGCATATTTCCGTGGAGCAAACGCAGTTCTCCAACCGAGGCACCATGGCCGGTGCCGCGCTGGTCAAAGATGCGCTGTATAACGGAACGCTGCTGATCAGACTGTTACAGGGTTAA
- the dmsD gene encoding Tat proofreading chaperone DmsD, translating to MNDVQHNDALAFSARVLGALFYFAPDSALAEPLVAALRDGEWAGQWPYPLENADALSTAFAAHSDESLAEAWQRLFIGPSALPSPPWGSVWLDRENVLFGDSTLALRQWMRENAIAFDVEQNEPEDHFGTLLMLAAWLVENDRPEACEQLLAWHLLPWAPRFLKEFVEKANHPFFTALGQLAQHTLTQWQSQLLIPVADKKLYR from the coding sequence ATGAATGACGTTCAGCACAACGACGCTTTAGCTTTCTCTGCTCGCGTACTGGGAGCACTGTTCTATTTCGCGCCGGATAGCGCACTCGCTGAGCCGCTGGTCGCCGCCTTACGCGACGGCGAGTGGGCCGGGCAATGGCCGTATCCGCTCGAAAACGCCGATGCGCTGTCCACCGCATTTGCCGCCCACAGCGATGAATCGCTGGCCGAGGCCTGGCAGCGGCTGTTTATCGGCCCATCGGCGTTACCGTCGCCGCCGTGGGGCTCCGTCTGGCTAGACCGGGAAAACGTGCTGTTTGGCGATTCCACGCTGGCGCTACGCCAGTGGATGCGTGAAAACGCGATCGCGTTCGACGTTGAACAAAACGAGCCGGAAGATCACTTTGGTACCCTGCTGATGCTGGCGGCATGGCTGGTTGAAAATGATCGACCAGAAGCCTGCGAGCAGCTGCTTGCCTGGCATCTGCTGCCGTGGGCTCCGCGCTTCCTCAAGGAGTTTGTCGAGAAAGCCAATCACCCCTTCTTCACCGCGCTGGGGCAGCTCGCGCAGCATACCCTTACGCAGTGGCAGTCGCAGCTGCTGATCCCCGTCGCTGATAAAAAGCTCTATCGTTAA
- a CDS encoding YnfA family protein, whose product MLKTSLLFFATALCEIIGCYLPWLWLKRGATPLLLLPAALSLALFVWLLTLHPAASGRVYAAYGGVYIFTALLWLRVVEGEKLTLYDWLGAAVALCGMLIIVAGWGRA is encoded by the coding sequence ATGCTCAAAACTTCGCTGCTTTTTTTTGCTACCGCGCTGTGTGAAATTATCGGCTGCTACCTGCCATGGCTTTGGCTTAAGCGTGGCGCTACGCCGTTACTGCTGCTGCCTGCCGCGCTGTCGCTTGCGCTGTTCGTCTGGCTGTTGACGCTGCATCCGGCGGCCAGTGGGCGCGTCTACGCCGCCTACGGTGGGGTGTATATCTTCACCGCACTCTTGTGGCTGCGGGTCGTGGAAGGGGAAAAACTGACCCTGTACGATTGGCTTGGCGCGGCGGTTGCGCTGTGCGGCATGCTGATCATCGTTGCCGGCTGGGGCAGAGCGTAG
- a CDS encoding dTDP-glucose pyrophosphorylase, producing the protein MHDIATHVIPMPAIETVTVPHKGLNFLRPEILLDFISVTDKPVIAVTPLAVLYSTVGVLQTTALRKIPVLVSGRVVYPITSQSLPCLHSRLTINTTTQKLRFQGDLDALSDDHSLRDAVLIGVALEFTVEQGG; encoded by the coding sequence ATGCACGATATTGCTACCCACGTTATCCCGATGCCCGCGATTGAGACGGTCACCGTTCCGCATAAGGGGCTGAATTTTTTGCGCCCCGAAATTTTGCTCGATTTCATTAGCGTCACCGATAAACCGGTGATCGCGGTGACGCCGCTGGCGGTGCTTTATTCGACGGTTGGCGTGCTGCAAACGACGGCGTTGCGCAAGATCCCGGTGCTGGTTTCCGGTCGGGTGGTGTATCCCATCACCTCGCAGTCGCTGCCCTGTTTGCATTCGCGCCTGACTATCAATACGACTACGCAGAAGCTGCGTTTTCAGGGAGATCTCGACGCGCTGTCTGACGATCATTCACTGCGTGATGCCGTGCTGATTGGCGTAGCGCTTGAGTTTACCGTTGAGCAGGGCGGATAA
- the ynfE gene encoding selenate/tellurate reductase subunit YnfE yields MSDQEKPGGLSRRTLIKSSAIGSLALAAGGLSLPFSLRATAAAVQQARGKDNKVVWGACSVNCGSRCALRLHVKDNEVYWVETDNTGEDRYGDHQVRACLRGRSIRRRINHPDRLNYPMKRVGKRGEGKFARISWQEALDTIADNLKRVVKDYGNEAVYINYSSGIVGGNITRSSPSGSAVMRLMNCYGGSLNQYGTYSTAQIACAMPYTYGSNDGNSTSDIENSKLVVMFGNNPAETRMSGGGITYYLEQARERSNARMIVIDPRYTDTAAGREDEWIPIRPGTDAALVAGIAWVLIDENLVDQPFLDKYCVGYDEKTLPEGAPANGHYKAYILGQGDDGIAKTPQWASGITGIPADRIIKLAREIGSAKPAYICQGWGPQRQANGELAARAIAMLPILTGNVGINGGNSGARESTYTITIERFPVLENPVKTAISCFTWTDAIDRGAEMTATRDGVRGKEKLDVPIKFFWNYAGNTIINQHSDINKTHEILQDESKCEMIVVIENFMTASAKYADILLPDLMTVEQEDIIPNDYAGNMGYLIFIQPATAPKFERKPIYWILSEVAKRLGDEVHQKFTEGRTQEQWLQYLYAKMRAKDAALPGYDELKKMGIYKRKDPNGHFVAYRDFRQDPQANPLKTPSGKIEIYSSRLADIAAKWQLEKDETISPLPVYASTFEGWDDPLRDKFPLQLFGFHFKARTHSSYGNVDVLKAACRQEIWLNPIDAQKRGIQNGDMVRVFNERGEVRIAAKVTPRIMPGVSAMGQGAWHDAKMDGDRIDHGSCINTLTTHRPSPLAKGNPQHTNLVEIEKV; encoded by the coding sequence ATGTCCGATCAGGAAAAGCCCGGGGGGCTAAGCCGACGCACCCTCATTAAATCGTCAGCGATTGGTTCGCTGGCCCTCGCCGCCGGTGGTCTATCGCTGCCTTTCTCCCTGCGAGCAACGGCAGCGGCCGTGCAGCAGGCGCGCGGTAAAGACAATAAAGTGGTCTGGGGCGCTTGCTCCGTTAACTGCGGCAGCCGCTGTGCGCTGCGGCTGCACGTGAAAGATAACGAAGTCTACTGGGTTGAAACCGACAACACCGGCGAAGATCGCTATGGCGATCACCAGGTGCGCGCCTGTCTGCGCGGTCGCTCCATTCGTCGGCGAATCAACCATCCCGATCGCCTCAACTACCCGATGAAACGTGTCGGCAAGCGCGGCGAAGGTAAATTTGCGCGTATCAGCTGGCAGGAAGCGCTGGACACCATTGCCGACAACCTGAAGCGCGTGGTGAAAGATTACGGCAATGAAGCGGTTTACATTAACTACTCTTCCGGCATCGTCGGCGGCAACATTACCCGCTCTTCACCGTCCGGTTCGGCCGTCATGCGTCTGATGAATTGCTACGGCGGCTCGCTCAACCAGTACGGAACCTACAGTACCGCGCAAATCGCCTGCGCTATGCCGTATACCTACGGCAGCAATGACGGCAACAGCACCTCTGATATCGAAAACAGCAAGCTGGTGGTGATGTTCGGCAACAATCCGGCGGAAACGCGCATGAGCGGCGGCGGCATTACGTATTATCTTGAACAGGCGCGGGAACGCTCAAATGCGCGCATGATCGTTATCGATCCACGCTATACCGACACGGCCGCCGGGCGCGAAGATGAATGGATCCCTATCCGCCCCGGCACCGATGCCGCATTGGTTGCCGGTATTGCATGGGTATTGATTGACGAAAACCTCGTCGATCAGCCGTTCCTCGACAAATACTGCGTCGGTTACGACGAAAAAACGCTGCCGGAAGGCGCACCGGCCAACGGACACTACAAAGCCTATATTCTCGGCCAGGGCGACGACGGTATCGCGAAAACGCCACAGTGGGCATCGGGCATCACCGGGATTCCGGCCGACCGTATTATTAAACTGGCGCGTGAAATAGGCAGCGCGAAACCGGCGTACATTTGTCAGGGCTGGGGCCCGCAGCGTCAGGCCAACGGCGAACTTGCCGCCCGTGCGATTGCTATGCTGCCCATTCTGACCGGTAACGTCGGAATTAACGGCGGCAACAGCGGCGCGCGTGAATCGACCTACACCATTACCATCGAGCGCTTCCCTGTGCTGGAAAACCCGGTGAAAACCGCGATTTCCTGTTTTACATGGACCGATGCCATCGACCGCGGAGCAGAAATGACCGCCACCCGCGACGGCGTACGCGGTAAAGAGAAGCTGGATGTTCCCATCAAGTTCTTCTGGAACTATGCGGGCAACACCATCATTAACCAGCATTCGGACATCAACAAAACCCACGAAATTCTGCAGGACGAAAGTAAATGCGAAATGATCGTGGTGATTGAGAACTTTATGACCGCGTCGGCAAAATACGCCGACATTTTGCTGCCGGATCTGATGACCGTCGAGCAAGAAGACATCATTCCAAACGACTACGCGGGCAACATGGGCTACCTGATTTTCATCCAGCCCGCCACCGCGCCGAAGTTCGAACGTAAGCCAATTTACTGGATCCTTAGCGAAGTGGCTAAACGCTTGGGCGACGAGGTGCACCAGAAGTTTACCGAAGGTCGCACTCAGGAACAGTGGCTGCAATATCTGTATGCCAAAATGCGCGCAAAAGACGCGGCGCTACCGGGTTACGATGAGCTGAAAAAAATGGGCATCTATAAACGCAAAGATCCCAACGGCCACTTCGTGGCCTATCGCGATTTCCGTCAAGACCCGCAGGCGAATCCCCTGAAAACTCCATCGGGAAAAATTGAAATTTACTCCAGCCGTCTGGCCGATATTGCCGCGAAATGGCAGTTGGAAAAAGATGAAACTATCAGCCCGCTGCCGGTGTACGCCTCCACCTTTGAAGGCTGGGACGATCCGCTGCGCGACAAATTCCCGTTGCAGCTGTTTGGTTTCCACTTTAAGGCCCGCACCCACTCCAGCTACGGCAACGTGGATGTCTTAAAAGCCGCCTGTCGCCAGGAAATTTGGCTCAACCCGATAGACGCGCAAAAACGCGGGATTCAGAACGGCGATATGGTTCGCGTATTCAACGAACGTGGTGAAGTGCGCATTGCAGCAAAAGTGACGCCGCGCATCATGCCCGGCGTGTCGGCCATGGGCCAGGGCGCATGGCACGACGCGAAGATGGATGGCGATCGCATTGACCACGGTTCCTGTATCAACACGCTGACCACCCACCGCCCTTCGCCGCTGGCGAAAGGCAACCCGCAGCATACCAACCTGGTTGAGATCGAGAAGGTATAA
- the bioD gene encoding dethiobiotin synthase, with protein sequence MLNRFFITGTDTSVGKTVVSRALLQALAASGKRVAGYKPVAKGSKETAEGLRNKDALVLQSVSSLALPYEAINPIALSEEESSVAHSCPINYTLLSDGLANLSGMVDNVVVEGTGGWRSLMNDLRPLSEWVVQEQLPVLMVVGIQEGCINHALLTAQAIANDGLPLIGWVANRINPGLAHYAEIIDVLSKKLPAPLIGELPYLPRPEQRELSQYVDLAMLRNVLTVDRILA encoded by the coding sequence ATGCTAAATCGTTTCTTTATTACTGGAACTGATACTTCTGTCGGTAAGACGGTGGTTTCTCGTGCGCTATTACAGGCGCTCGCCGCCAGCGGGAAACGTGTGGCAGGTTATAAGCCGGTAGCCAAAGGCAGCAAAGAAACCGCCGAGGGGCTGCGTAACAAGGATGCGCTGGTGTTGCAAAGCGTTTCGTCGTTGGCGCTGCCCTATGAAGCGATTAATCCTATCGCACTGAGCGAAGAAGAAAGCAGCGTGGCGCACAGTTGCCCAATCAACTACACGCTGCTGTCCGACGGCCTGGCCAATCTCAGCGGCATGGTGGACAACGTGGTGGTTGAAGGTACGGGCGGCTGGCGTAGCCTGATGAACGATCTGCGCCCGCTGTCTGAATGGGTCGTGCAGGAGCAACTGCCGGTGCTGATGGTGGTGGGGATCCAGGAAGGGTGCATCAATCATGCGCTGCTGACGGCGCAGGCCATCGCTAATGACGGCCTGCCGCTGATCGGATGGGTTGCCAACCGTATCAACCCTGGGCTGGCGCACTACGCGGAAATTATCGATGTGTTGAGCAAGAAACTGCCGGCGCCGCTCATTGGCGAATTGCCGTATCTGCCGCGCCCGGAACAGCGTGAACTCAGCCAGTACGTTGATTTAGCGATGCTCCGGAACGTGCTGACGGTAGATAGAATTCTGGCGTAA
- a CDS encoding YnfC family lipoprotein gives MKKLLLLASALTLLSGCDKPGAPAAFTPEMASFSNEFDFDPLRGPVKDFSQTLLNEKGEVSKRVSAQLSREGCFDMLEFHNIEDDTGALLVLDANYYLDGVTREKRVRLQGKCQLAEFPSAGVSWETDDNGFVVKAQGKESEVDYRYDAEGYPLGKTSTTKNKTLSIVATPSQDSRKKLDYTSVSLLDKQPVGNVIQRCDYDGHDNPVSCDLTIVDESVKPATTQRYTIKNTIEYY, from the coding sequence GTGAAGAAATTATTATTACTGGCGTCAGCGCTGACCCTGCTCAGCGGTTGCGATAAACCCGGCGCTCCCGCGGCATTCACGCCGGAAATGGCCAGTTTTTCTAACGAATTTGATTTTGATCCGCTGCGCGGGCCGGTGAAGGATTTCAGCCAGACGCTGCTCAACGAGAAGGGCGAAGTGTCGAAACGCGTTAGCGCACAGCTTTCGCGGGAGGGGTGCTTCGATATGCTGGAGTTTCACAATATTGAGGATGACACCGGCGCGCTGCTGGTGCTGGACGCGAACTATTATCTCGACGGCGTCACGCGCGAAAAACGCGTGCGTTTGCAGGGCAAATGTCAGCTGGCCGAGTTTCCGTCGGCGGGCGTTTCGTGGGAAACGGACGATAACGGTTTTGTGGTGAAAGCACAGGGCAAAGAGAGTGAGGTCGACTATCGCTATGATGCGGAAGGCTACCCGCTGGGGAAAACGTCAACGACGAAGAATAAAACGCTGTCGATTGTGGCCACCCCGTCACAGGACAGTCGTAAGAAGCTTGACTATACCTCGGTCAGCCTGCTGGACAAACAGCCGGTCGGCAACGTGATCCAGCGTTGCGATTACGATGGCCATGACAACCCGGTGAGCTGTGATTTAACGATCGTTGATGAGAGCGTCAAACCTGCGACGACCCAGCGCTATACGATCAAAAATACGATTGAATACTACTAG